The following proteins are co-located in the Ruminococcaceae bacterium KH2T8 genome:
- a CDS encoding putative hydrolases of HD superfamily, with protein MNAREYLEILHVAERLKDTPRHCTTTKGKPESVAEHSWRVSLMALLLKDEFPDLDMDKVIKMCLIHDLGECFTGDIPAFVKTDSDRAAEERLLDQWVKSLPYEVSADLSALYKEMDAQETQEAKVYKALDKLEALIQHNESPLSTWSENEYELNKTYANDTVRFSEWLTKLREEILEDTIAKIDQERRYRDPGL; from the coding sequence ATGAATGCAAGAGAGTATCTGGAAATACTGCATGTAGCCGAAAGGCTCAAAGATACGCCGCGCCACTGTACTACGACCAAAGGTAAACCCGAGAGCGTAGCGGAACACAGTTGGAGAGTATCGCTCATGGCGTTGCTCCTGAAAGACGAGTTTCCCGATCTTGATATGGATAAGGTAATAAAGATGTGTCTTATCCACGATCTCGGAGAGTGCTTTACGGGCGACATTCCCGCATTTGTTAAGACTGATTCAGACAGGGCTGCGGAAGAAAGATTATTGGATCAATGGGTCAAGTCGCTTCCCTATGAAGTATCAGCTGATCTGTCTGCTCTTTATAAGGAAATGGATGCGCAGGAGACGCAGGAAGCCAAGGTCTATAAAGCATTAGATAAGCTCGAAGCCCTGATCCAGCACAATGAGTCTCCGCTGAGTACATGGTCTGAAAATGAATATGAATTGAATAAGACATATGCCAATGATACGGTCAGATTCTCGGAATGGCTTACAAAACTTCGGGAAGAGATACTTGAAGATACTATCGCTAAGATCGATCAGGAAAGACGGTACCGGGATCCGGGATTGTGA
- a CDS encoding Quinol monooxygenase YgiN — protein sequence MITVNLYYKGQNGSARAFAKEMEKSGIADAIRAEKGNLRYQYFTPLDDPETVLLIDSWTDQAAIDEHHASPMMKQLAELRDKYDLHMTVERFISDEYEADKKYIRT from the coding sequence ATGATAACCGTTAATCTTTATTACAAAGGCCAAAACGGCAGTGCCAGAGCATTCGCCAAAGAGATGGAAAAATCCGGGATCGCTGATGCGATCCGTGCCGAAAAGGGAAATCTCAGATATCAGTATTTCACTCCGCTCGATGATCCCGAGACAGTGCTTCTTATTGACTCTTGGACTGATCAGGCCGCGATAGATGAGCATCACGCATCTCCCATGATGAAACAGCTTGCCGAACTGCGCGATAAATACGATCTGCACATGACAGTCGAGCGATTCATAAGTGATGAATATGAGGCGGACAAGAAGTATATAAGAACATGA
- a CDS encoding Uncharacterized conserved protein YkwD, contains CAP (CSP/antigen 5/PR1) domain, with the protein MKYKKLTAILLIASLAVGTVTACDSNDDAIGGGGSDEVVISLPSDETEETEETTTSQEPEVLDVIMYAVRKGVIKDDASVSGNALATFEVGDSFHVVGITGNSYVVEMPDGSVGYIVAYKLSIDAPIDPDTLVVVVDGDETEETTTESSEADAEETQAPSSDDGAAPAPAETEAPAPVSSGPDLSVTYNGNTVSAYEVDGYGTVYGYFVDTSTFRSLVNEHRSEIGITEWNFSDADGARTRAIECTVSFAHERPNGQSGLSVLGGYGGEIIYSATDSNGAYNGFMGSDGHRAIIEDPDFVNASSAAFVRVTWSDGSWVYSASSLVCNCWQ; encoded by the coding sequence TTGAAGTATAAAAAGCTTACAGCAATATTATTGATCGCTTCCCTGGCTGTCGGTACAGTGACCGCCTGTGATAGTAATGATGATGCTATCGGCGGTGGCGGTTCCGACGAAGTAGTAATATCTCTGCCTTCGGATGAGACAGAGGAGACTGAAGAGACCACGACTTCACAGGAGCCGGAGGTTCTTGATGTCATCATGTATGCGGTCAGGAAGGGTGTCATAAAGGACGATGCTTCGGTAAGCGGCAATGCTCTGGCTACATTTGAGGTCGGTGACAGCTTCCACGTTGTGGGAATAACCGGTAACAGCTATGTAGTCGAGATGCCTGACGGAAGCGTCGGATATATCGTTGCTTACAAATTATCGATCGATGCACCTATCGATCCCGATACACTCGTAGTAGTTGTTGACGGTGATGAGACCGAGGAGACTACCACTGAATCTTCAGAAGCTGATGCGGAAGAAACGCAGGCTCCTTCTTCGGACGACGGGGCAGCGCCCGCACCTGCAGAGACTGAAGCTCCCGCGCCTGTAAGCAGCGGTCCTGACCTCAGCGTTACTTATAACGGAAATACTGTCAGCGCCTATGAAGTTGACGGTTACGGAACTGTTTACGGATATTTCGTTGATACTTCCACGTTCAGAAGTCTTGTCAATGAACACAGATCCGAGATCGGTATCACGGAATGGAATTTCTCGGATGCAGACGGAGCTCGTACCAGAGCGATCGAGTGCACCGTGTCTTTTGCGCACGAAAGACCGAACGGTCAGTCGGGGCTGTCGGTGCTCGGAGGCTATGGCGGAGAGATCATATACAGTGCTACAGACAGTAATGGTGCATATAACGGCTTCATGGGATCAGACGGTCACAGGGCCATAATCGAAGATCCTGATTTTGTTAATGCATCTTCAGCCGCGTTCGTTCGAGTTACATGGTCTGACGGAAGCTGGGTCTATTCCGCGAGCAGTCTCGTATGTAACTGCTGGCAGTAA
- a CDS encoding BFD-like [2Fe-2S] binding domain-containing protein: MENFTICNCMNVTYFDVEDALHQHEKFSDVEESFNAVQAITHCSTGCGGCHDKIMDAISEIMSK, encoded by the coding sequence ATGGAAAACTTTACGATCTGCAATTGTATGAACGTTACGTACTTTGATGTTGAGGACGCTCTCCATCAGCATGAGAAGTTCTCCGATGTTGAAGAATCTTTCAATGCCGTACAGGCCATCACTCACTGTTCGACGGGATGCGGCGGTTGTCATGACAAGATCATGGATGCCATCTCCGAGATCATGAGCAAATAA
- a CDS encoding GTP-binding protein LepA, with amino-acid sequence MERQEHIRNFCIIAHIDHGKSTLADRLIEHTGVVEKREMQAQILDNMDIERERGITIKSQATRMAYKAQDGNEYILNLIDTPGHVDFNYEVSRSLAACDGAILIVDAAQGVEAQTLANAYLAVDSDLEILPVINKIDLPSARPEEIRNEIEDDIGLEASYAPCISAKNDIGIDDVLEGIIKYLPSPSGDEEKPLRALIFDSKYDSYKGVIVSVRIKEGSVRMGDKIRMMHTGKEFVITELGYFHPGEYVPSDCLLTGEVGYICASIKNVSDTAPGDTVTLADNPAPEPLEGYKSIQQMVFCGIYPVDGAKYGDLRDALEKLRLNDAALSFEAETSAALGFGFRCGFLGLLHYEVIQERLEREFNLDLISTAPSVIYKVYKTDGTMVEVDNPTNLPDVSEIEYMEEPVVNCTIMLPKDYVGNIMELCQDRRGEYKDMKYLDDKRVMLHYRMPLNEIIYDFFDALKSRTRGYASLDYEMAGYERSKLVKLDILLNGDPVDALSFIVHADKAYARGRRMAEKLKENIPRQQFEVPIQACIGGKVIARETIRAFRKDVLAKCYGGDITRKKKLLEKQKEGKKRMRQVGSVNVPQEAFMSVLKLDEE; translated from the coding sequence ATGGAACGACAGGAACACATAAGGAATTTTTGTATTATTGCGCATATCGATCACGGTAAGTCCACTCTTGCCGATCGTCTCATAGAACACACGGGTGTAGTCGAAAAGAGGGAGATGCAGGCGCAGATCCTCGATAATATGGATATCGAGAGAGAACGCGGCATCACGATCAAGTCTCAGGCTACGCGTATGGCATATAAGGCTCAGGACGGAAATGAATATATCCTGAACCTTATAGACACTCCCGGTCACGTTGACTTTAACTATGAAGTATCAAGATCACTTGCCGCTTGTGACGGTGCTATCCTCATAGTAGATGCCGCTCAGGGCGTAGAGGCACAGACTCTTGCCAATGCATATCTTGCGGTAGACAGTGACCTTGAGATATTGCCGGTCATCAATAAGATCGACCTTCCTTCGGCTCGTCCCGAAGAGATAAGAAACGAGATTGAGGATGATATCGGACTTGAAGCATCCTACGCTCCGTGTATCTCAGCTAAGAACGATATAGGTATAGACGATGTGCTCGAAGGCATCATCAAGTATCTTCCTTCGCCTTCGGGTGATGAGGAGAAGCCTCTTCGTGCACTGATCTTCGACTCCAAGTACGATTCCTATAAGGGCGTTATCGTATCCGTAAGGATCAAGGAAGGCTCTGTAAGGATGGGCGATAAGATCCGCATGATGCATACGGGCAAGGAGTTCGTCATTACCGAGCTCGGATATTTCCATCCCGGCGAGTACGTTCCTTCCGACTGCCTTCTTACGGGCGAAGTAGGATATATCTGCGCGTCTATCAAGAATGTCAGCGATACGGCTCCGGGTGATACGGTTACACTTGCGGATAATCCTGCTCCCGAGCCTCTTGAAGGATATAAGAGCATTCAGCAGATGGTATTCTGCGGTATCTACCCCGTAGATGGAGCCAAGTACGGAGACCTTCGCGATGCTTTGGAGAAGCTTCGTCTTAATGACGCGGCGCTTTCATTCGAAGCAGAGACATCCGCGGCTCTCGGATTCGGATTCAGATGCGGCTTCTTAGGACTTCTTCACTACGAAGTAATTCAGGAGAGGCTCGAAAGGGAATTCAACCTCGACCTTATCTCTACGGCACCTTCCGTTATCTACAAGGTATATAAGACGGACGGTACCATGGTGGAGGTAGATAACCCCACGAACCTTCCAGATGTATCCGAGATAGAGTATATGGAAGAGCCTGTGGTCAACTGTACGATAATGCTCCCCAAGGACTATGTAGGAAATATCATGGAGCTTTGCCAGGACAGAAGAGGCGAGTATAAGGACATGAAGTACCTTGACGACAAGAGAGTCATGCTCCACTACAGGATGCCGTTAAACGAGATAATCTACGACTTCTTCGATGCATTGAAGTCCAGGACAAGAGGTTATGCTTCTCTCGACTACGAGATGGCAGGCTATGAGAGGTCAAAGCTCGTTAAGCTCGACATCCTCTTGAACGGTGATCCCGTTGACGCATTGTCATTCATCGTTCATGCCGATAAGGCATATGCGAGAGGACGCCGTATGGCCGAAAAGCTCAAGGAGAATATCCCGAGGCAGCAGTTCGAGGTTCCGATCCAGGCCTGCATCGGAGGTAAGGTCATCGCAAGAGAGACGATCCGCGCATTCCGTAAGGATGTTCTTGCCAAGTGCTACGGCGGTGATATCACTCGAAAGAAGAAGCTCCTCGAAAAGCAGAAGGAAGGCAAGAAGAGAATGCGTCAGGTAGGTTCCGTAAACGTACCTCAGGAAGCATTCATGAGCGTCTTAAAGCTCGACGAAGAATAA
- a CDS encoding signal peptidase I, with the protein MNDSEYNGFGEEEITEFTPTEFSYGDSTPSTSSAVPEEIPVEVMFGDEKPKRRKTSEVSYEDKIPVEFKEDKDDDKDGEPKGKNAVVKEIMSWVRTIAIGVLVGVFLVVFVVQRDNVYGDSMEPTLYSGDVVFTEKISTYFHSYERGDIVILDGEGMEGYDRDEYLIKRVIGLPGETIRIADGCVYIKPVDSDEFFLLEEPYIADEVQTLMMTAGIEKGYDEITLADNEYYCIGDNRPVSKDSRILGPFTEDRIKGIAIISVFPFEHFGLIG; encoded by the coding sequence GTGAACGATTCTGAATATAATGGTTTTGGGGAAGAAGAGATAACGGAGTTTACTCCGACTGAATTCTCATATGGTGACAGCACTCCTTCGACATCTTCGGCAGTTCCCGAAGAGATCCCGGTAGAAGTGATGTTCGGCGATGAGAAGCCTAAGCGCAGGAAGACTTCCGAAGTATCTTATGAGGATAAGATACCCGTTGAGTTTAAGGAAGATAAGGATGACGATAAGGACGGAGAGCCTAAGGGTAAGAATGCCGTTGTAAAGGAGATAATGTCCTGGGTAAGGACTATCGCGATCGGCGTGCTCGTAGGTGTATTCCTCGTAGTATTCGTTGTTCAAAGAGATAATGTTTACGGTGACTCGATGGAGCCTACTCTCTATAGCGGTGATGTCGTATTTACTGAGAAGATATCCACATATTTTCACAGTTATGAGAGGGGCGACATCGTTATCCTCGACGGAGAAGGCATGGAAGGCTACGACAGGGATGAATACCTGATCAAGAGAGTCATCGGACTTCCGGGAGAGACGATCAGGATCGCTGACGGCTGTGTGTATATCAAGCCCGTTGATTCCGATGAGTTCTTCCTTCTTGAAGAGCCTTATATCGCTGATGAGGTACAGACTCTGATGATGACAGCCGGTATCGAGAAGGGCTACGATGAGATCACTCTCGCAGATAATGAGTATTACTGCATCGGAGATAACCGTCCCGTAAGTAAGGACAGCAGGATCTTAGGACCCTTTACCGAAGACAGGATCAAGGGTATCGCGATCATCTCGGTATTTCCTTTCGAGCATTTCGGATTGATCGGATAA
- a CDS encoding aspartyl-tRNA synthetase, which translates to MSESIIGLKRSSMCADLSEADVGKKVTLMGWCHKCRDLGGLTFITLRDRTGEIQLVITPESSEEIRNKAASVRSEYVLAAVGDVQLRSAPNDKMKTGKIEIAVEDLRIISESETPPFYIEEDDTANEQLRLKYRYLDLRRPNMQRNLMLRHKIAKCARDYYDEQGFVEIETPMLGKSTPEGARDYLVPSRVKQGSFFALPQSPQLYKQLLMLAGYDRYFQIAKCFRDEDLRADRQPEFTQVDLEMSFVDCDDVMSVTEGFLVKVFKDVMNIDIETPIRRITWQEAMDRYGSDKPDLRFDIELKDISEIASKIDFMVFKGALEAGGSVRAVCIPGGAKFSRKEIDALGEVCKTYKAKGMAWLVPSDEPRGSFLKFLTPENIAEIKDAMGATAEDLICIIADKNKVVYDSLGALRIEAAKKLGLIDPKDFKLCWVTEFPMFEYSEEEGRYMAMHHPFTCPMDEDLDMLESDQGKVRSKAYDIVLNGCELGGGSIRIHDRALQMRIFKLLGFTEESAQEQFGFLLDAFKFGVPPHGGLAFGLDRMVMLMAGAASIREVIAFPKVQNSSDLMTEAPSPVADKQLEELAIKVALTDNLEDVDDNIVTD; encoded by the coding sequence ATGTCTGAATCAATAATCGGTCTTAAGAGAAGCAGCATGTGTGCTGACCTTTCCGAGGCAGATGTAGGAAAGAAAGTAACCCTCATGGGCTGGTGCCATAAGTGCCGTGACTTAGGCGGACTTACGTTCATCACTCTCCGTGACAGAACAGGCGAGATCCAGCTCGTTATCACACCCGAATCCTCTGAGGAGATCAGGAACAAGGCTGCTTCCGTAAGAAGCGAATATGTACTTGCCGCAGTAGGTGACGTACAGCTCAGATCCGCTCCCAATGACAAGATGAAGACAGGTAAGATCGAGATCGCGGTAGAGGATCTTCGCATCATCTCCGAGTCCGAGACTCCTCCTTTCTATATCGAGGAAGACGATACTGCCAACGAGCAGCTTCGCCTCAAGTACAGATATCTTGATCTTAGAAGACCCAACATGCAGAGAAATCTCATGCTCCGTCACAAGATCGCAAAGTGCGCACGTGACTACTATGACGAGCAGGGCTTTGTAGAGATCGAGACTCCCATGCTCGGTAAGAGCACACCCGAGGGCGCAAGAGACTACCTTGTTCCTTCCCGTGTAAAGCAGGGATCCTTCTTTGCTCTTCCCCAGTCTCCTCAGCTCTATAAGCAGCTCCTTATGCTCGCAGGATACGACAGATATTTCCAGATCGCTAAGTGCTTCCGTGATGAAGACCTTCGTGCCGACAGACAGCCCGAGTTCACACAGGTAGACCTTGAGATGAGCTTTGTTGATTGCGACGACGTCATGAGCGTTACCGAGGGCTTCCTCGTAAAGGTATTCAAGGATGTAATGAACATCGACATCGAGACACCTATCCGCCGCATCACATGGCAGGAGGCTATGGACAGATACGGTTCCGATAAGCCTGACCTCAGATTCGACATCGAGCTCAAGGATATCTCCGAGATCGCATCCAAGATCGACTTCATGGTATTCAAGGGTGCTCTCGAGGCAGGCGGCTCCGTAAGAGCTGTATGTATCCCCGGCGGTGCTAAGTTCTCACGTAAGGAGATCGACGCACTTGGTGAAGTATGTAAGACATATAAGGCAAAGGGAATGGCTTGGCTCGTTCCTTCAGATGAGCCCCGCGGATCTTTCCTTAAGTTCCTTACACCTGAGAACATCGCTGAGATCAAGGACGCTATGGGTGCAACGGCAGAGGATCTTATCTGCATCATCGCAGACAAAAACAAGGTAGTATACGATTCTTTGGGTGCCCTTCGTATCGAGGCAGCTAAGAAGCTCGGTCTTATCGATCCCAAGGACTTCAAGCTCTGCTGGGTTACTGAGTTCCCTATGTTCGAGTACTCCGAGGAAGAGGGAAGATACATGGCTATGCACCATCCCTTCACATGTCCTATGGATGAAGACCTCGACATGCTCGAGAGCGATCAGGGCAAGGTAAGATCCAAGGCTTACGATATCGTTCTTAACGGTTGTGAGCTCGGAGGCGGTTCCATAAGAATTCATGACAGAGCTCTTCAGATGAGGATCTTTAAGCTCCTCGGATTCACGGAAGAATCCGCTCAGGAGCAGTTCGGTTTCCTTCTTGATGCATTCAAGTTCGGTGTACCTCCTCACGGCGGTCTCGCATTCGGTCTCGACCGTATGGTTATGCTTATGGCAGGAGCTGCTTCCATCAGGGAAGTAATCGCTTTCCCGAAGGTCCAGAACTCTTCAGACCTTATGACGGAAGCACCTTCTCCCGTTGCAGACAAGCAGCTTGAAGAGCTTGCTATCAAGGTTGCTCTTACTGACAATCTCGAAGATGTAGACGATAATATCGTTACAGACTGA
- a CDS encoding histidyl-tRNA synthetase yields MKLQAPKGTKDILPSEIYRWHKARKGFHDVCHSFGYEEISIPTFEDTNLFQRGVGDTTDVVQKEMYTFEDKGGRSITLRPEGTAGVVRSFIENGMTSMPSPIRMFYDITAFRYENVQKGRYREFHQFGLEAFGSEGPAIDVEIISIVNVYFKQMGLKHIALHINSIGCPKCRAAYNELLKEHFRPHMDTMCEDCKNRFERNPLRMIDCKVDAEKDVVKNAPRLIDHLCDECREHFEGVKAGLEAVGIEYTIDPNIVRGLDYYTRTVFEFVSENVGTQGTICGGGRYDGLVESVGGPHVPGIGFAMGVERFLMEIEAQEVPCEKPDYVKIYFASMSDDAKKFIAKTCYDLRLNGVGCEQDLMGRAFRAQMKYAGKAGIPYMAVIGDDELASGKIKIKKMDDGSETEVAVADLVEYCKNNL; encoded by the coding sequence ATGAAGTTACAGGCACCAAAGGGAACCAAAGACATCCTGCCGTCGGAGATATACCGCTGGCATAAAGCGAGGAAGGGGTTCCATGATGTATGCCATTCATTCGGTTATGAAGAGATCTCCATCCCTACATTTGAAGATACTAACCTCTTCCAGAGAGGTGTCGGTGATACTACCGACGTTGTCCAGAAGGAGATGTATACCTTCGAGGACAAGGGCGGCAGGAGCATCACATTAAGACCCGAGGGTACAGCCGGTGTCGTTCGAAGCTTTATCGAGAACGGAATGACATCTATGCCCAGTCCCATCAGGATGTTCTACGATATCACCGCTTTCAGATATGAGAATGTCCAGAAGGGAAGATACAGAGAGTTCCACCAGTTCGGACTTGAGGCTTTCGGATCAGAAGGTCCCGCTATCGATGTAGAGATCATCTCCATCGTTAACGTCTACTTTAAGCAGATGGGATTAAAGCACATTGCACTTCACATCAATTCCATCGGATGCCCCAAGTGCCGTGCGGCATATAATGAGCTTTTGAAGGAGCACTTCAGACCTCACATGGATACGATGTGCGAGGACTGTAAGAACAGATTCGAGAGAAATCCTCTTCGTATGATCGACTGTAAGGTTGACGCTGAGAAGGATGTAGTTAAGAATGCTCCCAGACTCATAGATCATCTCTGTGACGAGTGCCGCGAGCATTTCGAAGGCGTTAAGGCAGGACTTGAGGCAGTAGGCATCGAATATACCATCGATCCCAATATCGTAAGAGGTCTTGATTACTATACGAGAACGGTATTTGAGTTCGTTTCCGAGAACGTTGGTACACAGGGTACCATCTGCGGCGGAGGAAGATACGACGGTCTCGTAGAGAGCGTCGGAGGTCCTCATGTTCCCGGTATCGGATTTGCCATGGGCGTCGAGAGATTCCTTATGGAGATCGAGGCTCAGGAAGTTCCCTGTGAAAAGCCCGATTACGTTAAGATCTACTTCGCTTCCATGAGTGACGATGCCAAGAAGTTCATCGCCAAGACATGCTATGACCTGCGTCTTAACGGCGTAGGCTGTGAGCAGGATCTTATGGGCAGAGCTTTCCGTGCGCAGATGAAGTACGCAGGTAAGGCCGGCATTCCTTATATGGCAGTCATCGGTGACGATGAACTCGCCTCCGGCAAGATCAAGATCAAGAAGATGGATGACGGCTCCGAGACAGAGGTTGCCGTCGCTGATCTCGTTGAATATTGTAAGAACAATCTTTGA
- a CDS encoding 16S rRNA (uracil1498-N3)-methyltransferase translates to MTRLFVDYKIEENTDFALDKEDSRYISSVLRMRVGEELIVVDKDGYEILSSVVTLSKDEVILRAVKRSENISESPCRVTLYQSVSKGERMDLTIQKSVELGVFKIVPVFSVRCVVKPGKDSKIDRWQKIALEAARQSGRGIIPEVASPMSFKDALKDAEDKAIKLFPWEEEHGQTLKQVIDGMTFDSAAVFIGPEGGFSEEEAQAAKDAGLSLVTLGRRILRTETAGPAVLAMLLYHNEL, encoded by the coding sequence ATGACCAGGTTATTTGTAGATTACAAGATAGAAGAAAATACGGACTTTGCCCTCGATAAAGAGGATTCCAGATATATCTCCTCCGTTCTTCGAATGAGGGTCGGAGAAGAACTCATCGTAGTAGATAAGGACGGATATGAGATTCTTTCGTCAGTCGTAACTTTATCTAAAGACGAAGTGATCCTTCGTGCGGTAAAAAGATCAGAGAACATCTCCGAATCTCCTTGCAGAGTTACTCTTTACCAGTCGGTCTCCAAGGGGGAGAGGATGGATCTTACTATTCAGAAGTCGGTAGAGCTTGGTGTATTTAAGATCGTTCCGGTATTCTCCGTAAGATGTGTCGTAAAGCCGGGTAAGGACAGCAAGATCGACCGCTGGCAGAAGATCGCCCTTGAAGCGGCAAGACAGTCGGGAAGAGGTATCATCCCCGAGGTTGCTTCCCCTATGAGTTTTAAAGATGCATTAAAAGATGCGGAAGATAAGGCGATTAAGCTCTTTCCCTGGGAAGAGGAACACGGTCAGACCTTAAAGCAGGTGATAGACGGTATGACATTTGACTCGGCCGCCGTATTCATAGGACCCGAAGGGGGATTCTCGGAAGAAGAAGCACAGGCGGCGAAGGATGCAGGCTTAAGCCTCGTGACGCTGGGCAGGAGGATATTAAGGACTGAGACGGCCGGACCTGCCGTTCTTGCAATGCTCCTGTATCACAATGAGCTTTGA
- a CDS encoding TIGR00266 family protein yields MQYEIKGTPFPVAICTLNQGESLITERGSMSWMSSGLEMQTKGGSVGKAFGRLLSGESLFQNVYTAKTQGAYIAFASSFPGKIIPLDIRPGSSMIVQKSGFLAAETSVELSIAYKKKLGASLFGGEGFIMQKLSGNGTAFVEIDGDACMYELAAGESMYIDTGYLAMMDESVDMDVQMVKGGMNLLFGGEGLFNTKVTGPGRVWIQTMPVINLAMSLIPYLPTKTS; encoded by the coding sequence ATGCAATATGAGATCAAAGGAACACCGTTTCCCGTTGCTATCTGCACATTGAACCAGGGCGAGTCGCTCATCACCGAGCGCGGCTCCATGAGCTGGATGAGCTCCGGTCTTGAGATGCAGACCAAGGGCGGCTCCGTCGGCAAGGCTTTCGGGCGACTTTTATCAGGTGAATCCTTATTCCAGAACGTATACACGGCAAAGACGCAGGGAGCTTATATCGCTTTCGCTTCCAGCTTTCCGGGCAAGATCATCCCTCTTGATATCAGACCCGGTTCTTCTATGATCGTACAAAAGTCAGGCTTCCTGGCAGCAGAGACCTCAGTCGAGCTCTCTATCGCCTACAAGAAAAAGCTTGGCGCGTCACTCTTCGGCGGCGAGGGATTTATCATGCAGAAGCTCTCGGGTAACGGTACCGCTTTCGTAGAGATAGACGGTGATGCATGTATGTATGAGCTCGCAGCAGGCGAATCGATGTATATCGACACAGGTTATCTTGCCATGATGGACGAGTCGGTCGACATGGATGTCCAGATGGTAAAAGGCGGCATGAACCTCCTCTTCGGCGGTGAAGGTCTCTTTAACACCAAGGTAACAGGTCCCGGTCGCGTATGGATACAGACTATGCCCGTCATCAACCTAGCGATGTCGCTGATCCCTTACCTTCCCACGAAGACGAGCTGA
- a CDS encoding Hydroxymethylpyrimidine/phosphomethylpyrimidine kinase yields the protein MKTVAAISDSIENSIYDPGRSVITIKDMQLDPVVMVSRVYDGDGEFESIDVSEIIDAAFSECDIAAVSVGYLTDDSVISYLAGKLSSGEHAPVVARPSMISDDGDILVDESVYHAFADHLMKHIKTVIVNSYEAELLSGFECVMESDYMRAAKKIHNTFGCHVIVTASEQTGGKLIACVGDKSSWMDLPKYAEGFEPHKYALSSAIACGYAHGFSSIESIEFALGFCTGNKKIEDLIGTPEPEDPVKAEKPAENISFVSPGKALRDIARGFNSEFKSTEDRPAPAVTSVIDENLNKPRGEVSGLTAPAKSVSDTVTELQALKERLEKLRGAAGNSGA from the coding sequence ATGAAAACAGTAGCTGCGATCTCTGACTCTATAGAGAACTCTATATACGACCCCGGAAGGAGCGTAATTACGATCAAGGATATGCAGCTTGATCCTGTTGTAATGGTGTCCAGAGTTTATGACGGCGACGGTGAGTTTGAATCGATAGACGTAAGTGAGATCATCGACGCTGCTTTCAGTGAATGTGATATAGCTGCAGTGAGTGTCGGATACCTGACGGATGATTCCGTTATCAGCTATCTGGCAGGAAAGCTCAGCAGCGGAGAACATGCTCCCGTAGTCGCACGTCCTTCCATGATCTCCGATGACGGTGATATCCTCGTCGATGAGAGCGTATATCATGCTTTTGCAGATCATCTCATGAAGCATATCAAGACTGTCATCGTTAATTCATACGAAGCGGAGCTTCTGAGCGGCTTTGAATGCGTTATGGAAAGCGACTACATGAGAGCCGCAAAGAAGATCCATAATACTTTCGGCTGTCATGTGATCGTTACCGCGAGTGAACAGACGGGCGGTAAGCTCATAGCCTGTGTAGGCGATAAGTCCTCATGGATGGATCTTCCCAAATATGCGGAAGGATTCGAGCCTCATAAGTATGCACTTTCTTCTGCTATCGCATGTGGATATGCACACGGATTTTCGAGTATCGAATCGATAGAATTCGCACTTGGATTCTGTACCGGCAACAAGAAGATAGAAGACCTGATCGGAACACCCGAGCCCGAGGATCCCGTTAAGGCGGAAAAGCCTGCCGAGAACATCTCTTTCGTATCCCCGGGGAAAGCTCTTCGCGATATCGCGAGAGGGTTTAATTCCGAGTTCAAGTCTACGGAGGATCGTCCCGCTCCCGCAGTAACCAGCGTGATCGACGAAAATCTTAATAAGCCCCGCGGAGAAGTATCGGGTCTTACGGCTCCTGCAAAGAGCGTATCCGATACGGTTACGGAGCTTCAGGCTCTCAAGGAGCGTCTCGAAAAGCTCAGAGGTGCCGCAGGTAATTCCGGAGCTTGA